The proteins below are encoded in one region of Planctopirus limnophila DSM 3776:
- a CDS encoding HD domain-containing protein, with protein MRHPYLDIPELAGLHGSGPLVRIPMQQDVPFTDRVRALVDTTEFQRLGHISQLGLSSLVYPGATHTRFEHSLGVFQNALEYLWQLGRDERFQAIVTPRHAEMLLAAALLHDLGHWPFCHPIEDLDLPDIPHHEHFAAQFLSRDREIGQVLLNQWKIEPEEVLDLLVKRTDEPALNLLRSILSGPVDIDKMDYLERDSLHAGVPYGRNFDRQRLIRSLVVNQAGDGLAISAKGRTAAELMVFARYVMFSEVYWHHAVRSATCMFSRSFYELRHQLDLAAFFEKSEWEVTQELRSKAKGTIVAPLMEGVFGPRRQLHKRVLEFSEHQSPELYRMLAGRPYEELVQVMERLTDRLSAKTGQAFGPTDLLLDAPPVHKEVEFRVTIWSPKTGTYQPLQEVSPVVDALARTQFDDFVKRVRLFVKADWKPILKDLAGLEDELAAASRAS; from the coding sequence ATGCGGCATCCTTATCTCGACATTCCCGAACTGGCAGGGCTTCATGGAAGTGGGCCGCTGGTTCGTATCCCGATGCAGCAGGATGTCCCTTTTACGGATCGAGTCCGTGCGCTCGTTGATACCACCGAGTTTCAGCGACTGGGACATATCTCACAACTGGGGCTTTCATCGCTGGTTTATCCGGGAGCCACACACACTCGCTTTGAGCATTCTCTGGGAGTCTTCCAGAACGCACTGGAGTACCTGTGGCAACTCGGTCGAGATGAACGTTTTCAGGCGATTGTCACGCCCCGGCATGCCGAGATGTTGCTGGCAGCCGCCTTGCTGCACGATCTGGGGCATTGGCCATTCTGCCACCCGATTGAAGATCTCGACCTGCCGGATATTCCCCATCATGAGCATTTTGCGGCTCAGTTTCTCTCACGCGATCGAGAGATCGGGCAGGTCCTGCTCAATCAGTGGAAGATCGAACCCGAAGAGGTGCTCGATCTGTTGGTCAAAAGGACCGATGAGCCGGCACTCAATTTACTCCGATCGATTCTTTCGGGCCCGGTCGATATCGACAAGATGGATTACCTGGAGCGGGACAGTCTGCATGCCGGTGTCCCTTATGGGCGAAACTTTGATCGGCAACGATTGATCCGCTCTTTAGTTGTTAACCAGGCAGGCGATGGGTTGGCAATCAGTGCCAAAGGCCGGACGGCTGCCGAACTGATGGTCTTTGCGCGGTATGTGATGTTCAGTGAGGTTTACTGGCACCATGCCGTCAGGTCGGCGACGTGCATGTTCAGCCGCTCGTTTTATGAACTGAGACATCAGCTCGATCTGGCTGCATTTTTTGAGAAGAGCGAATGGGAAGTGACTCAGGAATTACGGTCGAAAGCCAAAGGCACCATTGTGGCACCTCTGATGGAAGGTGTCTTTGGTCCAAGGCGGCAATTGCACAAGCGTGTGCTGGAATTCAGCGAGCATCAATCCCCTGAGCTGTATCGGATGCTGGCCGGCAGGCCCTACGAAGAACTGGTGCAGGTGATGGAGAGGCTGACAGACAGGCTTTCTGCAAAAACTGGTCAGGCATTCGGCCCGACAGATCTGCTGCTGGATGCCCCGCCTGTGCATAAAGAAGTCGAATTTCGAGTGACGATCTGGTCGCCCAAAACGGGCACTTACCAGCCTTTGCAGGAAGTTTCGCCCGTGGTCGATGCTCTGGCGCGAACGCAGTTTGATGATTTCGTCAAACGTGTGCGACTGTTTGTGAAAGCCGATTGGAAACCGATATTGAAGGATCTGGCAGGTCTGGAAGACGAGCTTGCTGCCGCCTCGCGAGCGAGCTAA
- the thyX gene encoding FAD-dependent thymidylate synthase: MANSDQAPEEISRTALLEELRWKKFPVLDDGFVCLVDVMGDDSSIVQAARVSYGEGTKRVSDDRTLIRYLMRHRHSTPFEMAEVKLLVRVPMDCWRQWIRHRTANVNEYSTRYSVAIDSAQSTPIGEWRSQSTSNRQGSAGFLPNEIGAELTAAEERFQTAARELYESRLAQGVAREQARKDLPLCTYTEAYWKVDLHNLLGFLSLRMDSHAQYEIRTFAKTIGEQIIRPLFPVAWEAFLDYRFEGMFLSRLEVGMIQRLAERASAMKLVPPYSQADFLAVQDPTWAGLTRSRERDECLEKLVEMGIVQPAVE, from the coding sequence ATGGCGAACAGCGATCAAGCCCCCGAAGAGATTTCGAGAACGGCACTTCTGGAAGAACTCCGCTGGAAGAAGTTTCCGGTCCTCGATGACGGGTTTGTGTGCCTTGTCGATGTGATGGGCGACGATTCCTCGATTGTGCAGGCCGCCCGCGTGAGCTATGGCGAAGGAACCAAGCGGGTTTCAGACGACCGGACTCTAATTCGTTACCTCATGCGACACCGCCACTCGACACCGTTCGAAATGGCTGAAGTGAAACTGCTGGTGCGAGTCCCGATGGATTGCTGGAGACAGTGGATCCGTCATCGGACAGCCAATGTCAACGAATACAGCACAAGATATTCGGTCGCGATTGATTCGGCCCAGAGCACACCCATTGGTGAATGGCGGAGCCAGTCGACCTCCAACCGGCAGGGGAGCGCGGGCTTTCTGCCGAACGAAATCGGGGCGGAACTCACCGCCGCCGAAGAACGTTTCCAGACTGCGGCTCGTGAGCTCTACGAATCCCGGCTCGCCCAGGGTGTCGCCCGCGAGCAGGCCCGCAAAGATCTGCCGCTCTGCACTTACACCGAGGCCTACTGGAAAGTCGATCTGCACAATCTGCTGGGCTTTCTTTCATTACGCATGGATTCTCATGCACAGTATGAAATCCGGACTTTTGCCAAAACGATTGGCGAGCAGATTATTCGGCCGCTCTTTCCTGTGGCATGGGAAGCATTTCTCGACTATCGCTTTGAGGGGATGTTCCTCAGTCGTTTGGAAGTGGGGATGATTCAGCGGTTAGCCGAACGGGCCAGTGCCATGAAGTTAGTCCCTCCCTATTCACAAGCAGATTTTTTGGCCGTGCAGGATCCTACATGGGCCGGATTAACACGCAGCCGAGAGCGTGATGAATGCCTCGAAAAACTGGTCGAGATGGGGATTGTCCAACCGGCGGTTGAGTAG
- a CDS encoding sensor histidine kinase — MASLPINSSPSDTATKDRAEFRGDSLSPTPDTQPRESVQWQLLKPLLAVLITGFFLASLTNAWLAIATARANESTRINELSASLQRASFPLNASVFKQLEELTGARFVALAAPSSSQNSITYQSSQLSLETSQLMMASFPSIGTPSRPQNIHAGGEDWLTRTIERSVGLPQGPASRLIILLPVESWQSLWWRTALPPVLAGTLAAFVCVVIVIWISRRLTGPLLDVASQTTQIARGNLSLLPVPRRNDEIRDLIVNVNSMSQELVQLHQSIRHGEQLRTLGQLGAGFAHQLRNAALGARMALEFSERGDSSSSDHESVQIALAQLQRMELYLDRFLRLSRPDRVHSTDKNSGHVSPSQTMIRLSGLADGVLQLIEPLARHRHVELHKDTSTFWEVEVRGDLVSLEQMLSNVVINALEAASSLELTSEASDQLPASLKFKPTVVLKCLTTDHEVELSVCDNGPGPQANVQETLFQPFVTTRPEGCGLGLSVAQEIATGHGGEITWNRQQEPDGTMWTIFRIRLKKQR; from the coding sequence TTGGCCAGCTTGCCGATCAATTCCAGCCCCTCAGATACAGCCACGAAAGATCGTGCTGAATTCCGAGGAGACTCGCTTTCACCCACTCCTGACACTCAGCCCAGAGAATCGGTGCAGTGGCAACTTCTTAAACCACTTCTGGCAGTTCTTATCACGGGATTTTTTCTCGCCTCACTGACGAATGCCTGGCTGGCGATTGCGACTGCCAGAGCCAACGAATCGACCCGTATCAACGAACTCAGTGCCAGTCTGCAAAGAGCGTCATTTCCACTCAATGCCAGCGTCTTCAAACAATTGGAGGAACTGACTGGAGCCCGATTTGTCGCTTTAGCTGCTCCCTCGTCCTCACAAAACTCGATCACCTATCAAAGCTCACAACTTTCCCTCGAAACCAGTCAATTGATGATGGCTTCCTTTCCCTCAATTGGGACTCCTTCGCGACCCCAAAACATCCATGCCGGAGGCGAAGACTGGCTCACCCGTACGATCGAGCGGTCTGTCGGCCTCCCTCAAGGCCCTGCCTCTCGGCTGATTATTCTTTTGCCGGTCGAGAGCTGGCAAAGTCTGTGGTGGCGAACTGCACTCCCTCCTGTGCTTGCTGGGACTTTGGCCGCCTTTGTCTGTGTGGTGATTGTCATCTGGATCTCGAGGCGACTCACTGGCCCGCTGTTGGACGTGGCCTCCCAAACAACCCAGATCGCGCGGGGAAATTTATCATTACTCCCAGTTCCCCGCCGCAATGATGAAATCCGCGATCTCATCGTCAATGTGAACTCGATGTCCCAGGAGTTAGTACAACTGCATCAATCGATTCGTCATGGCGAACAGCTCAGAACATTAGGGCAACTGGGGGCAGGCTTTGCTCATCAGTTGCGAAATGCCGCTCTCGGGGCTCGTATGGCTCTTGAATTCAGTGAGCGTGGCGATTCGTCATCCAGTGATCATGAATCCGTCCAGATTGCTCTGGCTCAGCTGCAGCGGATGGAGTTGTATCTGGATCGCTTTTTGAGACTCAGTCGGCCCGATCGAGTTCACTCCACAGACAAAAACTCGGGCCATGTTTCGCCCAGTCAGACCATGATCCGACTCAGTGGACTGGCAGACGGAGTCCTGCAACTCATTGAACCTCTGGCGAGACACCGGCACGTGGAGCTGCATAAAGACACTTCAACATTCTGGGAAGTTGAAGTCCGAGGTGATCTCGTCTCGCTCGAGCAAATGCTGTCGAATGTGGTGATCAATGCTCTGGAAGCCGCCAGTTCGCTGGAATTGACTTCAGAAGCGAGTGACCAGCTTCCTGCTTCATTAAAGTTCAAACCCACGGTGGTTCTCAAATGTCTGACCACTGATCACGAAGTGGAACTTTCTGTCTGTGATAATGGACCCGGGCCACAGGCGAATGTTCAGGAAACACTCTTTCAACCATTTGTCACCACACGTCCTGAAGGCTGCGGACTGGGCCTGTCTGTGGCTCAGGAAATCGCGACGGGTCATGGCGGTGAGATCACCTGGAATCGGCAACAGGAACCCGATGGCACCATGTGGACCATCTTTCGCATTCGCCTCAAGAAGCAAAGATAA
- a CDS encoding C45 family peptidase — MPSGIEYLSWELLKSPAIEFFRRHQGGRLNSHLNPVALRDAGMGRFTRWLGLSLSVLLLATVLPKTTALACTTAVISGKATRDGRPLLWKNRDAPNFRNELVFIEDGRYKVLAVVNAGARQSIWMGVNSAGLCIENSVTNDLAFPKTAKGLGNGSFMLKVLRDCATVADVEKLLEETNQSGRSTAANFGVIDAQGGAVLFETARASYRKFDANDPLVAPHGFVVRSNFSITGKNAALKSEGATGPTLSDHPSRADLSDVYSAERYFRARELLEEPFKGHDDQKSGPLDVRYLLRHVARDLADAAGTPCAGSVNSPEEELPPFIETKNTISRTTTVSFVVFHGVKPGENPLLTTMWAGLGDPKFTIAVPCWVGMRQVSVDLRGEKEGGPVGVAARQLRQVYYRQQTTANDTPVAASTSTSSTAVTSAVSGSQTASDAKPAERGEESEREEGASSSSGAVSSGISGIETTGLKPIWESVWNQEDEVIERVERLLAQWRAKGVSPISQQMIHVQSAEQGLTALQEAVRQAEKLFPAPGSVPVVPATPLNPPVPATSATSE; from the coding sequence ATGCCGTCAGGAATTGAGTATCTGAGTTGGGAATTGTTGAAATCTCCAGCAATTGAATTTTTCCGTCGGCATCAAGGTGGGCGATTGAACAGTCACCTGAATCCAGTGGCTCTCCGGGATGCGGGAATGGGTCGATTCACGAGATGGCTCGGGCTCTCATTAAGCGTGCTGCTCCTGGCGACAGTTTTGCCTAAAACCACAGCACTGGCCTGCACGACGGCAGTGATTAGCGGGAAAGCGACACGCGATGGGCGACCACTTCTGTGGAAGAACCGCGATGCCCCGAATTTCCGTAATGAGCTCGTTTTCATCGAAGATGGCCGGTACAAGGTGCTGGCTGTGGTGAATGCCGGTGCCCGTCAATCGATCTGGATGGGGGTCAACAGTGCCGGGCTGTGCATCGAGAATTCGGTCACGAATGATCTGGCATTTCCCAAGACTGCCAAGGGGTTGGGAAATGGCAGCTTCATGCTCAAAGTCTTGCGTGACTGTGCCACGGTCGCAGATGTCGAGAAGCTTCTGGAAGAGACGAATCAGTCGGGTCGTTCGACAGCGGCAAACTTTGGTGTGATCGATGCCCAGGGCGGCGCTGTGCTGTTTGAAACAGCAAGGGCCAGCTATCGCAAATTCGATGCGAATGATCCACTGGTCGCCCCCCACGGGTTTGTTGTGCGGTCTAACTTTTCCATCACGGGCAAAAATGCAGCGCTCAAAAGCGAAGGAGCCACCGGCCCAACACTAAGCGACCATCCCTCACGGGCGGACCTTTCGGATGTTTATTCAGCTGAGCGATACTTTCGTGCACGCGAACTCCTGGAGGAACCTTTCAAGGGTCATGACGATCAGAAGAGTGGTCCTCTCGATGTGCGTTATCTGTTGCGGCACGTCGCCCGCGATCTCGCTGATGCTGCAGGAACACCGTGTGCGGGCAGTGTGAATTCGCCCGAGGAAGAACTTCCTCCATTCATTGAAACAAAAAATACGATCAGCAGGACGACGACTGTTTCGTTTGTCGTATTTCATGGTGTGAAGCCTGGAGAAAACCCGCTGCTGACGACCATGTGGGCAGGATTGGGCGATCCCAAGTTCACCATTGCTGTCCCCTGCTGGGTGGGCATGCGACAAGTGAGTGTCGATCTGCGAGGTGAAAAAGAAGGCGGGCCAGTGGGCGTCGCAGCCCGTCAACTGCGCCAGGTCTACTATCGCCAGCAGACAACGGCCAACGACACTCCGGTCGCGGCATCGACTTCGACTTCATCGACAGCGGTAACATCGGCAGTCAGTGGATCGCAGACGGCGAGTGATGCCAAACCTGCCGAACGCGGCGAAGAATCTGAACGCGAGGAAGGGGCATCGAGCAGCAGTGGTGCCGTCAGTTCCGGGATCAGTGGGATTGAAACGACCGGGCTTAAGCCGATCTGGGAGTCGGTCTGGAATCAGGAAGATGAAGTGATTGAACGTGTCGAGCGACTGCTCGCGCAGTGGCGTGCCAAAGGGGTCAGCCCGATCTCTCAGCAGATGATCCATGTGCAGTCAGCCGAGCAGGGTTTGACCGCTCTGCAGGAGGCGGTGCGGCAAGCCGAAAAACTTTTCCCGGCTCCCGGGAGTGTCCCTGTCGTGCCAGCCACGCCTTTGAATCCGCCAGTTCCTGCCACCAGCGCCACGAGCGAGTGA
- a CDS encoding 3-keto-disaccharide hydrolase, with translation MIIQSVIGRCAMMAAGWIMFSDLPAVVAEETAAATGVVAKIDGVGPGWRALGKDDFTNVNCYEDTWTWDGSLVKCTGKPVGVIRSIKPYTNFELVAEWQHLRAGGNSGIFVWASEQALNSIKPGQLPPGGIEVQVLDHGYTEQYEKSTGKKADWFTSHGDVFPVGSSKMKPFPPTAPNGQRSFPRKNLSKGINEWNHYYVRAINGEIRLWVNGEEVSGGEKCEPATGFLCLESEGAPVEFRNIRIRELP, from the coding sequence ATGATTATTCAAAGTGTGATTGGTCGCTGTGCCATGATGGCGGCTGGCTGGATAATGTTTTCGGATCTGCCAGCGGTCGTGGCTGAAGAGACCGCTGCCGCCACTGGTGTCGTGGCGAAGATCGATGGCGTTGGGCCCGGCTGGAGGGCTTTGGGCAAAGACGACTTTACCAACGTGAATTGCTACGAGGATACCTGGACCTGGGATGGTTCATTGGTCAAATGCACGGGCAAGCCGGTGGGTGTCATTCGCTCGATCAAGCCTTACACGAATTTTGAGCTGGTGGCTGAGTGGCAGCACCTGCGTGCCGGTGGGAACTCGGGAATTTTTGTCTGGGCCAGCGAACAGGCATTGAACAGCATCAAGCCTGGACAGCTTCCCCCGGGCGGTATTGAAGTGCAGGTCCTCGATCATGGCTATACCGAACAATACGAGAAATCGACTGGCAAAAAGGCCGATTGGTTTACTTCGCATGGGGATGTCTTCCCTGTAGGTTCATCGAAGATGAAGCCTTTTCCACCCACAGCCCCCAATGGCCAGCGTTCGTTCCCGAGGAAAAACCTCAGCAAAGGGATCAACGAGTGGAACCACTACTATGTGCGGGCCATTAATGGCGAGATCCGCCTGTGGGTGAATGGCGAGGAAGTTTCGGGCGGTGAAAAGTGCGAACCCGCGACAGGATTTCTCTGCCTCGAATCGGAAGGGGCTCCCGTAGAATTCCGCAACATCCGGATCCGCGAATTGCCCTAA